Genomic segment of Leopardus geoffroyi isolate Oge1 chromosome B2, O.geoffroyi_Oge1_pat1.0, whole genome shotgun sequence:
agactcagagaaaaAGTATGTTGTCACCCCCACCTCAGTGAAGCCAGAAGCCCTGGGAAATACTCCTTGCCACTGGAGAGAGCTACTATCCCCACAAGGAGCAGtttgcctctgcccctgcctaGGGTGGGTCCTGGGAGCTAAGAACAGAAGTGTAGGCAGAGGTGATTAGTCAGTTGCTGAGTCCCTTTCCCTGGTCCTGTAGGTGATTCACTCTCAGGGAGGAGGGTAGCAGGAAAACGgtcctggggaagggaagggagggtacAGCCCTCAGCTGGGGTTTATCTGCTGGTTGGGCTGTGTCATTTACAAACAATGGCACAAgggaagcctggctggctcagtccaaagagcatatggcttttgatctcagggtcttgagttcgagccccaggctgagcgtagagattacttaacatacatacatacatacatacatacatacatacatacataaaatttaaatcaactttaaactttaaaaaaaagtcgcACAAGATTGAGGGAAGCCAATGACTACTCATATCCTACCCACCTTCTGCTGCGAGAAAGGTGAGCTCCTAGATACCCAGTTGATTGTTTTTATCTGCCCACTTCCTTCTCATGCCTCCTCTCGGCAAAGTGCCAGACCCCTGGGCGTCAAAACCGCGTTGCACCATGCACAGAAATGGGTCTTTGCAGTGGAAACCATGAGGTCTCCTGCCCTGTCTCTTCCTCCAAGTCCACCATTTGGTGACCACAGAATCAGCGCATCCTCACGAACTATAGGAAAGGGGCAGTCAGAAAATGTCAACGCTCTAGAGCGCAAGAGCCTTTGTTTTGCTAAGTGCAGAAGTTCCGGATGTGGGCACggatggggcttgaaccctggtTTTTAAAACAGAGTGAAACGCAAGATAAAGAtccaggaggagaggagaaaaaaattttcctgCTTCTGAGCCCCTCCCAAACCCCATTCCCTTACAAGTTACTCAACGTCCAGTGTAGGGAAAGTCAGCCACTCTTCCCAAAGCTCTGCCCCTGGGAACTCCACGAAGCCCCACCCCCAAACCGCAGGTTGTGCGTGGTTGTTTTCAACTGGGCAGGAGCTAGAATAAGCTGTTAGCGGTAGATTGTTTAATCTTAGCCGAACCGTCTTGCTTTACAAGTAAGGAAACTAAGCCCCAATTAGTTCCAATTAAGTTCCACAGAGCGAGTCACAGGCAGATCTAGACCCTTAGAATCTACCCGTTCACCTCTACTTCCCCGTCCCAGCTACCTGTTACCATGGTGATGAGATTAGGTTCCGGCTGAGGCTCGGACTCTGGTCTCAGGAAGCTGGAGAGACTTAAGATCGGGCTGGACACGCTGACCATGAGCCAAGTCCCATCCAGGGCCCGAGGGCAGCTCTGCTCCGGGGTCAAGCCACTGGCCCAATTCGCTGAGGCAGGGAGCGGGAGGTAGCGGCTCATCTCGCAGTGTGGCGCAGGGGCGTCCGAGGGGTACCGCCTGAAGGCAGCCTGCAGGGCTCCCGCGGGGTCTGTGAGCGCGGACAAGGGAATTGCTGCTGTAGTCACCACCAGGAACGCGACGGGGAGGGCAGCGTCCAGGGAATTCCAAATGCACAAACTACCCAGTAGTGAGAGATTTACAGGTAATCCAGGCTCATTTtacaaggggaaactgaggcctgaggtCACAGTGCGACCTAAAGAGGAGGGGGTTTCGGTGGAAGTGGGAGTTGAGGGCGAGTCCGGGATGACTCACCGCGCACTTTGAGGTAGAGCTCGGGTTCGAGGTCCGGCCGGGGAGGTAGTCTCCCTGGGCCCTGGCGCAGCAGCAGTGCGGCGGGTTTCTTGGTCAGGCGGCCCCCGCCCGCGTCCTCCACCATCCAGCACTCTATCACCGCGGGTCCCGCCGAGACGGCGGTCACCAAGCCTGGAGGAGAGGGGCGCGAGTGAGGGAGCGGTCCAGAGGTCAGGCGACCCTCGTCCCGCACCCCCAGCGTCTGGCGCGTGGTGGGTCACCTCCCTCCGCCTCTTCCCTGTTCTTGAGCAGAGTCTCGGGGTTCGCTCACCCAAAGCCacggagaggagcagagacaggggctTCATGGCGCAGCGATCTGCTCAGCTCTGAAACCTCCACTTCTCCctttcactttcattttccttgaaagGCCGGCTGGAGAGTCGCCGGAAATCCCCTCTGGTTGGGTGAGGCCACGTGGGAGGCAGGTGCTTTCCGCACAGGCCAGGCACAGATCCCGGAACACTATCTCCAGTTCTGATCTGGGGAcctcagccccgccccgccccgcccctccctcttGGACCACACAGCACCACCCACTTCCAGAAACCCTCCCCAACCCTAGGCTCCCCCTCGGTGCCCTCCTTCCAGAAACTACTTCCTAGAGAACCGTTACTCCGCTTTCCccaacctgcttcggatccccaGCAAACACATAGGGGCTGTTGGCAAGCCAAGTGAAAtgaccaataaatattttaatcaccatttaaaaaaaaataagatttaaaataaaaaccttgtaTTCTTACGACTTATATTCCCTCCTTGTCTTCACTCCCTCCTCAATGAGAATCCAGTTGGAGGTCCCCCAAGGAGAGATAGGAGGGATTAGGGTGGAAATAAAGGGCACGTCCTTAGCGGGGTGGGGTAGGTTCTAGGACAAGGGTGGGGCTCAAAACCTGGTCCCCACAACAACACAAACACAGACTTCAGGTACAGACTACAACCACCTGACCCTTGACCCTGTGACTCCAGGATGCTCCAtagcccctttccctccccccaccaccatatGCGCCCTAGTCTGGAGCTGAGGGAAAGGAAGGACTTAGTTCCAGGGATACTttgtgggagaggggctgagggatggAATGGGGTGGCCGATGGTGCAACATTGTTCCCCCTCCAAAATATATACAAGTCCGGTAGAGATAAGGAAGACAGTAAGCGTGGTGGGAGATCACCTGAGGGCCACAGCGCCCCTGGCTGGTGCTCCCGGTTTCCTCTTCCCCGAAAGCTGCCTCCAGGAGCCCCCCCCTTCAGtttgttcctcctcctccaccaaaGCCCATCTCCACCTTGTGGACACTGGGTGGGGACCAGACCCTTCGGCTGGACTGGGGCGTGGCCCCACTCGCCTCGTCGCCGCTGCCCCCACCCACTCCAGGAGACTCTCTCTTGGGCGGCAGGGCTGGCCCAGCGGGCCCTCCGGGTCCAGGTCCGCCCCCGCCCAGGCGGTGCCGGCGCTCACAGTGTCCCCGGTGGCGCATGAAGCTGTCTCGCCACATGAACTTCTTGGCGCAGACGCCACACTCGTAGGGTTTGAGACCTGTGTGTGTCTTCATGTGCTCGGTCAGGTGGTGCTTCATCTTAAACTTTTTGTTGCACACAGGGCAGTCAAAGGGCCGCAGGTTGAGGTGCATGTTCACGTGCCGATCTCGCATGCTCTTGTGGGAGAAGGCCTTCCCACAGTGGCACAAAAAGATCTTATTCCCATCCCCACTGCCTGCCCCTCCAGGGGTCCCCCCAGCACCACCCGGCATGCCCAGGCTCCCGGCTGAGGTGCCCCCCAGGGTCACCGCCCCGTGTTCAGCTTGGTTCCCTGGTGGCTGGCCTGGGGcctgtgaggaggaggaggaggaggaggaggatgaagatgATGGGAAGACCAGGATCTGGTTGCCCTGCATGTCCAAGGGAAGCAGGGGCCtcggagggtgggagggggcataGGAGGAAGGGGTTGGCCCCCCGGAATCATCAAGCCCCGCCCCAGGACCCCCACCCTCATAGGAGCCAAAGTCATTGGAGGACTCACAGAAATTgacctgctcctctcccttgtcCGGAGGCTCAGTCAGGGTCCGGACATCACTTATGCTAAGGGTAGCCTCTGGTCCTCCAGCCTCGGGAACCCTGGAGCCACCCCCGAGCTCTTCATCTTCATCATCCTCACAGGTCAACACCaggtcttcctcctcctcatcctcttccAGATCTGGGTCTTGGGGAACGAGGGGTGCCGGTGCTGGGCTGTTTCCACCCCGCTTCACATATACCCAGTGTTTCTGTGGCATGATGCTGGGGGGTGCATAGGTGGGCCGCCGGAGCCCACCCCCAGGGACCACAGCACCTCTCCCATCCCCATCATCGCAGAGCTCATCTGCCTCCAGCAGCAGCTTCCCAGAGGTAGCCCCGCCACTGCCAACCACAGGGGCTGGGAATACAGGGCCACCTCCTCGACGTTCCCCACTGCCCACTGCAGAAGCTGCAAATGCCTCTTGGGAAGAAGATGAGAAATCAGTGGACTCTCGGGGGCTGAAGTAGTTGCTGCTGCTGGGGGACTGATTCTCACTGGCTCGGCTGGAGGCATGGGAGCGCACAGAGCCCATGGTGGCAGGGGCCACAGTGGCCCCACTCCCCGATGGGACCCCAGCACCAGGGACAGTGGCAGAAGTGGCAGCAgcagtggtgatggtggtggtggtggctgagGCCCGGCCTTCGCGGAGGAGTTCAGTGCACTTATCCACGATGTGCCACATTTGGAGCACCGACCCCACTGTCAGGAAGTTGACAATGTCAGCAGCAGCCATGCTAAGGCGACCAGTGTAAGCAGAAGCCAAGACAGTCTCGAAGGCGCCCGGGTCCATGACgctgggcagagagatggaggtCATGCCCTTGAGTAAAACCTGGTCGTGGAAGTaaggggaggaggcagccagGACAGCACGATGAGCCCTGAACTCCCGGCCCTGCACTCGGATGGACACATCGCAGAGCTGGCCCTGTAGCCGCTGCTGATTGAGGGACTCCAGAAGGGCACTGGTCACCTCAGGGAAGGACACGTGGACCACTGCAGCTGCAggcaggggcagtgggggtggggccagtGACAGAGGCAGGGGGAGTGCTGCCCcactgggagagagaggagatggcTCCATGGCGTGGAGGGAGGGGGTACCCCCCCAGCCACAGGaacaagggaaggaggagggcggCCGGGGGGGtctctgggaagaaaaagagagaagaatgatAACATCTCATAATAACACAGCCCTTCCCTCTACAGTTTAAAAACATGTTCATACCCTTTATCCGAGTAATTCCCCACAACACTGTAAGGTAGGTATTCCTCTCaaccccatttgacagatgaggaaactgaggctcggaaaGATTACGAGattatccaaggtcacagagccagtaagtggcagTGCCAGGAAACACAGATGTCCTGACTCCTAATCAAGTGCTCTTTCCTTGGAGATTAGAGAAATAAGGTGTTCTTGGGGAGTGGGGTGCCTCCCCTCGGAATTTCCCATTTGCCTGAAAGCCTGAATTTCCAAAATTTACCTTACTGGTGTTTTGCAACCTTTTCTTAGGAGGGGGGCAAGTCTGTTCCTGTACCGAAAACCATCCCTCCCTCCATGTCTTTTTAGGCtatgcccccccgccccccagctctgTCGCGAGCAAGGGCCCCTTTGCCCCTCAGCTTACCTCTAGCCCCGCCCCTTCAAGGCACGCCCCTTGGCCCTTTCGGCCCCGCCTCTCCAAGGCCCACCCCCGTGGCCCTCTCGGCCCCGCCCCTTGCCTACCCCCGCCCACACAGGACCCCGCCCCCCTCTGCTCCGCCCCAAGCGCTACTTCGACCTCCTCTCCCACCCGGAAGGCGCCCCCCAACCCCGCGCGTCCCCGCTTACCGGGCCGCGCGCCCCCGGGCCCCCCCGCCCCTCACTCGGCGGCCAGAGCCGCAGCCTGGGCCCCTCCCGCCGCCATCTTGCGCCGACTCCCTCCGCCCTCCGCCTCCGCTCCGCCTCCCGCCCCTCCGGCTTTAAAGGCACAGACGAGTACCCCGCCCGTGCCGCTGGGCACTACTCGGCCGACTAGACGACTTCTCCTTTAAAGAACAGCCGCCTCATTCCACCTTAAAGGTACCAGGTCTCTTCCGCTGCTGAAAACGCAGGACTTGGTGGTTCGGCCGAAGCGCTCTTTCCCCTTTAATTCCGTAAGCCTGCCCTTCCCATTGGCGAAGGGTTTTGGCCGTCGCTGCTTAGGCTCCGCCCCTGAGCTGTGGCCATTAGCAGGTTTGCGGGATCTAATCGCCCTGCTCTCCTAGCTTCAGACAGTCCCCCTGAAACCCCGCCCCCTTCCTCCGGGTCTGGATTGGCCAAATAACCTTGAGTCGGCCCCTGATTGGCCTTTTTACTCCAACCGCTCGAAGTGAGAAAGTAAAGCACATTCGGGAGGCtggaacacatttctttttctttttttctttctttcttctttctttttagtgccTGGCAGAGGGCAAGCGGAAGGCCTGAAGCCGAGGGAACTCAAAGAGAGGCAGGCTAAGGACAGGCTACAAAGGACAGCTCCAGGGGTAGTCCAGGCCCAGGCTAATCTTGAACCAGAGAACAGCCGGTGCCAATCGGCTGTGAGAGTagaacaaggaaaaggaaaagacagggaTACAATAAGAAAAGAACTTTATTGTTTATTAATGTTTCTGTGTAAAacttaaggttttgtttttttgttttttttttttttaaagaaacaccacCAAAAGGGGATTAGCCCAGTCAATCCCTTCCTCAGTCATCTGTTTCCCACCATCCTCCAAATACTATTCCAAAACATTttggaggcagggagtggggggtaGAGGCAGCTAATCAGAGTCTGAGAGCACGATGATCTCCTCTGGATCGCACTGTGTGGCCACACTCATCTGCagggagtgagagacagagtcagaaagAGACGTCTGGAATATAGGGGTaaaagaagcaaagggaaggaTTTCTCAGAGATTAAAAACTGGGGTTAGAAAAAAGGTCGAGAGAGGATGTGGTGGGTGCAAAATTCAGATGGAGTGCCTGAAACTGAACAGACAATGAAAGACAAGTCAGGAAACAACTGCCTCCCCCTCTTACCTTGTAAGTACCAGGCCGGGAGGGTTGTGAATGGGGGGCTTGGGACAACTGGGCTGGAGATGGGCTACAGAGGGAGCTGGTCACCAGGCCATGGCTAGGAGAGTCCACTCTTGTCGAGGAATCAGCAACTGGGGCCATAGAAGTCAAGGGAGAAGGTGGGCTGGGCAGGGTAGATACCTTCTTCCCATTCTTCTCATGCACTGCCCTTTGCCTTTCTACATAGCTAGGgacagaaacacaaatatgtgGAGGGGTATGAAGAGCCTGAGGCCGGAGGGGAATCATCCAGTCTCTTCCCAGCAGACCCAGTTCCTCAATACTCTCAGAAAGCCCCTTGCAATCTGTCCTtggcctccctcttctcctccttgtCATTGTTACCTGTTTCCTAATGACCCTGCTCCAGTTTGCTTCTCCTTCCGGGATTTCTTGCACGGGGGACAGGAATCTCCCCAGGTGTGAGGAGACACACCTCCATTGAAGGAAGTGGAGGTGACCATGGCTGCTCCATTCTCCAAGACAGTGGTGAGGGGGTCCTCTGATTGCTTCCTGGAAGAAGAAACGTCCCTCTCCTCAGGGGAAGGAGTGGTATCCAGGGGCAAGGCTTCGATCTCGAGCTCAAAGAGCTGAGACATGGGGCTCTCTTCCTCCAGGGGTAACTCCTCAAGGTGTTCTCCGTTGCTTTCAGCATCTATGCTGGAGGGGGCCAAGGCGTCTTCTGACAGTGAAGATGGTGACATTATGAGTCCTTTGTTCTGCTGCTCCCCCACAGACTTGCTGATCCCTCTGCTAGATTCCAGGTTTTTTTCAGCGGACATCTGCTGCAGTGGGGACATAGGGCTCTTGTCTCCATCCTgacctggaaaagaagaaaagaggggagaGGCAGCATGAGAACTAAGGGAAAGAATACTGCTGAGAgtaagaggagggagggaagggtctCAAACAGGTGGTTCACATCCAAAAGAGTAGAGGGAACCGACACATGAGGGGACAGTTTCCTTGACAtacctgcttcctcctcctcctcctcctcctcctcctcttcatcgtCCCCCTGACCTTCCTGCATCTGTTCGAGATCCTCCTCTTCTTCAGAATCTGtggcctcctcctcttcttcttcctcttcctcttcttcctcctcttcctcttcttcctcttcctcatcactTTCCTCATCTTCTTCGTCATCTGTCTCAGCCTTGGAGGTGGTAGGGCATTCCTGGGACACCATTCCACTAGGGCCCTGGGGGACAAAGGAATTTCTCTAAGGAATCCCTTGTCCCAGAGGGTCTGGTTCTCGGGTTCCTTCTGCACTTTTCCCAGTCAGTCACCCTAAACTCCCTGCTAGCTAGTGCAGGGGAAGGACAAGGTCTGTCTGAAGGGTTTATCCCTTCCATACCTCACCAGAATCCAAGGAGGCTTTGGGGGAGTCTGCAGAGTGGGAAGAGGTGGCTTGGGGAAGCCGAgcccttctcttctgtctctcgcCCTCCTCACTCTTGTCTTGCATCATTGCATATTTGGAGATGACCTCATCCAGCCGGCTCATAGCCAAGCTCCGGTTTTCTCGCAGGCGCCGGGCTAGGGCGGGATCTGACAGTGCAGGGTCAATGCCTACGTGGGAAGATATAAAGTCAGAGTACTCAGCCCAAACCCTAGAAGAAGGGACAAGAGAGATCCCCCCTCCACCAAACATCTGACATATAAGGGTTGTTGACAGGCATCTCACTAATCCCTACCTGGCCTATAGTCATCTGTGAGGTGACAGCCAAAGTTGTAGATGAGATCAAGGTGGCGTCGTTCCTGTAACCTGATGCCCACATCTCGGAAGGCATCCTGAGCCATGAGCTGGAGCTGCTGTCGTGGGAGGCCGAGGCTGTGCCTAGCAGCTGCCTTCTCCACAGCCCGCAGTACATCTCCATAGTCAGGG
This window contains:
- the ZBTB22 gene encoding zinc finger and BTB domain-containing protein 22, with the protein product MEPSPLSPSGAALPLPLSLAPPPLPLPAAAVVHVSFPEVTSALLESLNQQRLQGQLCDVSIRVQGREFRAHRAVLAASSPYFHDQVLLKGMTSISLPSVMDPGAFETVLASAYTGRLSMAAADIVNFLTVGSVLQMWHIVDKCTELLREGRASATTTTITTAAATSATVPGAGVPSGSGATVAPATMGSVRSHASSRASENQSPSSSNYFSPRESTDFSSSSQEAFAASAVGSGERRGGGPVFPAPVVGSGGATSGKLLLEADELCDDGDGRGAVVPGGGLRRPTYAPPSIMPQKHWVYVKRGGNSPAPAPLVPQDPDLEEDEEEEDLVLTCEDDEDEELGGGSRVPEAGGPEATLSISDVRTLTEPPDKGEEQVNFCESSNDFGSYEGGGPGAGLDDSGGPTPSSYAPSHPPRPLLPLDMQGNQILVFPSSSSSSSSSSSSQAPGQPPGNQAEHGAVTLGGTSAGSLGMPGGAGGTPGGAGSGDGNKIFLCHCGKAFSHKSMRDRHVNMHLNLRPFDCPVCNKKFKMKHHLTEHMKTHTGLKPYECGVCAKKFMWRDSFMRHRGHCERRHRLGGGGPGPGGPAGPALPPKRESPGVGGGSGDEASGATPQSSRRVWSPPSVHKVEMGFGGGGGTN
- the DAXX gene encoding death domain-associated protein 6, encoding MATANSIIVLDDDDEDEAAAQPGPSHPPPNPASPRPEAPGSSQPHGAGGSSSSGGKKCYKLENEKLFEEFLELCKTQTADHPEVVPFLYNRKQRAHSLFLASAEFCNILSRVLSRAQSRPAKLYVYINELCTVLKAHSAKKKLNLAPAATTSSEPSGNNPPTDPSSDPTNAETTASEAPRTRGSRRQIQRLEQLLALYVAEIRRLQEKELDLSELDDPDSTYLQEARLKRKLIRLFGRLCELKDCSSLTGRVIEQRIPYRGTRYPEVNRRIERLINKPGPDTFPDYGDVLRAVEKAAARHSLGLPRQQLQLMAQDAFRDVGIRLQERRHLDLIYNFGCHLTDDYRPGIDPALSDPALARRLRENRSLAMSRLDEVISKYAMMQDKSEEGERQKRRARLPQATSSHSADSPKASLDSGEGPSGMVSQECPTTSKAETDDEEDEESDEEEEEEEEEEEEEEEEEEEEATDSEEEEDLEQMQEGQGDDEEEEEEEEEEEAGQDGDKSPMSPLQQMSAEKNLESSRGISKSVGEQQNKGLIMSPSSLSEDALAPSSIDAESNGEHLEELPLEEESPMSQLFELEIEALPLDTTPSPEERDVSSSRKQSEDPLTTVLENGAAMVTSTSFNGGVSPHTWGDSCPPCKKSRKEKQTGAGSLGNSYVERQRAVHEKNGKKVSTLPSPPSPLTSMAPVADSSTRVDSPSHGLVTSSLCSPSPAQLSQAPHSQPSRPGTYKMSVATQCDPEEIIVLSDSD